The genomic interval AGTGCCGTGCCGAGGCGCCCCACCCGCCAGGCCGCGGACGCCCGCCTGGCCCCGGGGACGGGGTTGATGAAGTCGAGGACGGGATGGGCGGAGGGGATGGCGCCCAGCAGCCGCAGATCGGCCGCCGCCCGTCCGTCGACCGTCGTGACCACGGGCAGCTCCCGCAGACGGCGGCGCGACGCGGTGCCCGCGATGTCCAGGGCGAGCGTCAGGCCGTGGGACATCGGCGCCACCCACAGGTCCTCCTCCAGCGGCTGGAGCACCTCGGGGAAGGTCTCGGCGACCGGGCCGGGCCCGAGCAGCCGGGTGCCGCGCGCGGCGCGCAGGGTCATGGCGGTGATGGGGCGGGCCTGGAAGAGCCACAGACGGTTGTCGGTGTCGAAGCCGAACTCCATGTCCTGAGGACCGCCGAACACCCGCTCCGCGCGCCGGGCCAGCCGCACCAGGTGGGAGATCCGGCGGCGTCCGAGGAGCCGGTCGCGGCGGGGTTCGCGCGGTTCGGCGCCGGCCAGTCTGCCGTGGCGCGTCAGCTGGTACCGCACGCCCTGCGCCGAACCGGCCAGCAGCTGATCGGGCCCGCCCTGGACCACGCTCACGAGCATCCGGTCCTCGCGGCCCGCCACCGGGTCCGCACCGAACATCACTCCGCCCACGGCCGTGCGCAGCATGGGCTGGACCAGTACGGCCATGCCGCCGGCCGGTTCACCCACGCTGCCGGCTTCCGCGGGCTCACCGCTCCGCCTGGCGGCGGAGTCCAGGACCGTGCTCACCGCGGCCGTGAAGTTCTCCCAGCCGTGCACATCCAGTACCGAGGCGAAAAGGCCGGCCATGGAGGAGTCGGCGGCGTCCTCGTGCGCCGAGGAGGATCGTACGACCAGGGCCCGCCCCTCCTCGCCGGTCAGCTCCCGCCACGCCGCGTGCAGCGCGCTCTCGCCGTGCGGCACCCCGGCCGCCGACTGTGCCGCCGAGGCTGCGGGGACGATGGCGAACCCGGGCAGCACGGGCAGCCCGGCAGCGGCGGCGCGGGCGAGGTTGGCTGCCTTGGCGCCGGTCAGCGCCGGGTTCCGGGCCTCTGCGGCCTCCAGCGGGATGACCGCCAGCCGCTCCAGGCCGCTGACCACGGCGGATCTCCTTCGGTCACTCCGGAAAACGTCCTGTGCACCCACTTTGTATGCCTCGCCCCCACTGCGCGATCGCAGAAAAGCCGCATATCTGATCTTCTGTCCCAATGGTAGGCAATTCAAGCAACCGTGGAACTGCTCCGGGCATGCCAAGGCCAGGCAGATCGAGCGGATCGGCTGATTCAGCGGTGTTCGGGGTTGGGGAAGTCGAAGCGGCAGCCCGCGTCCCACTGCGAGCGCTGATTGCCGTGGGCGGGGATGCCGCCGGAGCGCTTGATCATGGCTGCCAGGTGCATCAGGTTCCACGCCATGAAGGTGCTGTTGCGGTTGGTGAAGTCGTTCTCCGGGCCGCCCGAGCCGGCGTCCAGGTAGGACGGACCGGGCCCGGCCTCGCCGATCCAGCCCGCGTCGGCCTGCGGGGGGATGGTGTAGCCGAGGTGCTGGAGGCTGTAGAGGACGTTCATCGCGCAGTGCTTGACGCCGTCCTCGTTGCCGGTGATCAGACAGCCGCCGACCCGCCCGTAATAGGCGTACTGCCCCTGCTCGTTGAGGAGTGACGAGCACGCGTACAGCCGCTCGACGACCTGCTTCATCACGGAGCTGTTGTCGCCCAGCCAGATGGGCCCGGCGAGGACGAGGATGTCGGCCGTCATCACCTTCTCGTAGAGCGCGGGCCAGGCGTCGGTGCTCCAGCCGTGCTCGGTCATGTCCGGCCAGACGCCGGTGGCGATGTCGTGGTCGACGGCGCGGACGAGCTCGGTCGTGACGCCGTTCGCCTCCATGACCGCGCGGCTCTTGTCGATCAGGCCCTGGGTGTTGCTGACCTCCGGGGAGCGCTTGAGCGTGCAGTTGACGAACATGGCGCGCAGGTCGTCGTAGCGCGGGCCGTTGTGCGAGGCGGGGGCAGCCGTCATGCGAGCGCTCCAGGGTGCGGATCTGGCCGGGAGCCTACTGCCGGTGACGGGTGCGGGGCGGGAGGACGATGCGCAAGCGCGGGTGGTGTCGGCGCTGTCGGCGGCGTCGGCCCTTACAGGGGTACGACGGTGGTTTC from Streptomyces spiramyceticus carries:
- a CDS encoding PEP/pyruvate-binding domain-containing protein: MVSGLERLAVIPLEAAEARNPALTGAKAANLARAAAAGLPVLPGFAIVPAASAAQSAAGVPHGESALHAAWRELTGEEGRALVVRSSSAHEDAADSSMAGLFASVLDVHGWENFTAAVSTVLDSAARRSGEPAEAGSVGEPAGGMAVLVQPMLRTAVGGVMFGADPVAGREDRMLVSVVQGGPDQLLAGSAQGVRYQLTRHGRLAGAEPREPRRDRLLGRRRISHLVRLARRAERVFGGPQDMEFGFDTDNRLWLFQARPITAMTLRAARGTRLLGPGPVAETFPEVLQPLEEDLWVAPMSHGLTLALDIAGTASRRRLRELPVVTTVDGRAAADLRLLGAIPSAHPVLDFINPVPGARRASAAWRVGRLGTALPLLAVDLMADVDRELAQLPAPRAMLSGQIMTALTWGRNVLSSLHAQESLAGSLLGQGSGATAVGEALAVLAEGRTNGTPDAELLARHPVLLSLLPPSLARPAQPPERTGWTGAPRGVAALPVREGLRLRIRWVQEMQASLVRELAARMEAAGRPDALRKLSMMRWHELTAVLDGAPAPADLDARLPRPDSPPLPAAFRLSPEGRPIAERLVSRGRHRGRGGGQGAGGGYGYGTAWHGHGPRPEHPVLVVRALDPALATELPDLAGLVAETGSVLSHLAVLAREHKVPTVVGVPDAVERFPQGTELTVDGTNGSVEPVRAGAEQDAKDAA
- a CDS encoding flavodoxin family protein yields the protein MTAAPASHNGPRYDDLRAMFVNCTLKRSPEVSNTQGLIDKSRAVMEANGVTTELVRAVDHDIATGVWPDMTEHGWSTDAWPALYEKVMTADILVLAGPIWLGDNSSVMKQVVERLYACSSLLNEQGQYAYYGRVGGCLITGNEDGVKHCAMNVLYSLQHLGYTIPPQADAGWIGEAGPGPSYLDAGSGGPENDFTNRNSTFMAWNLMHLAAMIKRSGGIPAHGNQRSQWDAGCRFDFPNPEHR